In Juglans microcarpa x Juglans regia isolate MS1-56 chromosome 8D, Jm3101_v1.0, whole genome shotgun sequence, the following are encoded in one genomic region:
- the LOC121243465 gene encoding xanthotoxin 5-hydroxylase CYP82C4-like: MDPYIKLTAIIAVFISLSFLYRSLLQKKKRGDEGIKSKEAPEPAGAWPIIGHLHLLGGGDELLYRIFGTMADKYGPAFNIRLGSRRAFVVSSWEVAKECFTINDKALASRPTTVAAKHMGYNYAVFGFAPYSPFWREMRKIATLELLSNRRLEMLKHVRASEVDMGIRELYDSCVKNSSGRSTTPLLVELKRWLEDLTLNVVVRMVAGKRYFGASAAGDDGEARRCQKAISQFFHLIGIFVVSDALPFLGWLDLQGHERAMKKTAMELDSILEVWLEEHRRRRSSGEIKGEGEQDFIDVMLSLQEEGQLSNFQYDADTSIKSTCLAVILGGSDTTAGTLAWAISLLLNNRHVLKKAQEELDLHVGMERQVDESDIKNLTYLQAIIKETLRLYPAGPLLGPREAFEDCTVAGYHVPAGTRLVVNVWKIQRDPRVWSNPSTFQPERFTTSHATVDVRGQQFELIPFGSGRRSCPGLSFALQVLHLTLARLLHCFELATPLDQPVDMTESPGLTIPKATPLEVLLKPRLHSKLYGY, translated from the exons ATGGATCCTTACATAAAACTAACTGCCATTATTGCTGTGTTTATTTCTCTAAGCTTTCTGTACCGTTCTTtgcttcaaaagaaaaagagaggtgACGAGGGCATCAAAAGCAAAGAGGCTCCTGAACCAGCTGGTGCATGGCCAATTATCGGCCACCTCCACCTTCTAGGCGGCGGTGATGAACTTCTATACCGAATATTCGGCACAATGGCTGACAAATACGGACCGGCATTTAACATCCGCCTAGGCAGCCGCCGTGCTTTCGTCGTGAGTTCATGGGAAGTGGCGAAGGAATGCTTCACCATCAATGACAAGGCATTGGCTTCACGCCCCACCACAGTCGCCGCAAAGCATATGGGCTACAACTATGCTGTGTTTGGATTTGCTCCCTACAGCCCTTTTTGGCGCGAGATGCGAAAGATTGCAACGCTCGAACTTCTTTCAAACCGTCGGCTCGAGATGCTCAAGCATGTTAGGGCCTCCGAAGTTGACATGGGGATAAGGGAGCTCTACGATTCATGCGTGAAAAACAGCTCCGGGAGGAGTACTACTCCTTTGCTTGTCGAACTTAAACGATGGTTGGAGGACTTGACACTGAATGTGGTGGTGCGAATGGTAGCAGGAAAACGTTATTTTGGGGCCTCGGCTGCCGGTGACGATGGCGAAGCCAGGAGGTGTCAGAAAGCAATCAGTCAGTTTTTTCATCTGATTGGTATTTTTGTGGTCTCGGACGCACTTCCTTTTCTGGGTTGGTTAGATTTGCAGGGTCATGAAAGGGCGATGAAGAAGACGGCCATGGAGTTGGATTCCATACTCGAAGTTTGGCTTGAGGAGCATCGTCGAAGGAGAAGTTCAGGTGAAATTAAGGGTGAGGGTGAGCAGGACTTCATTGATGTGATGTTGTCACTTCAGGAGGAAGGTCAGctctcaaattttcaatatgATGCAGATACAAGCATCAAATCTACCTGCCTG GCGGTCATCCTTGGTGGTAGTGACACTACAGCAGGAACACTCGCGTGGGCCATCTCATTACTCCTAAATAATCGACATGTGTTGAAGAAGGCACAAGAGGAATTAGATCTTCATGTTGGAATGGAAAGACAGGTTGATGAGTCGGATATAAAAAACCTTACTTATCTTCAAGCCATTATCAAGGAAACCCTCCGCCTATATCCAGCAGGTCCCTTATTAGGACCGCGAGAAGCATTTGAGGATTGCACTGTGGCTGGCTATCATGTGCCTGCCGGCACCCGCTTGGTTGTGAACGTATGGAAGATTCAAAGAGATCCAAGGGTTTGGTCTAATCCATCTACTTTTCAACCAGAAAGATTTACCACAAGTCATGCGACTGTTGACGTTAGAGGTCAACAGTTTGAACTTATTCCTTTTGGCTCCGGGAGAAGGTCATGCCCCGGTTTGTCATTCGCACTCCAAGTTCTTCACTTGACGCTTGCTCGTCTCCTTCATTGCTTTGAATTGGCAACCCCATTGGATCAACCTGTTGACATGACTGAAAGCCCGGGTTTAACTATCCCTAAAGCAACTCCATTAGAGGTTCTTCTTAAGCCACGCCTCCATTCTAAACTCTATGGCTATTGA